The Natribaculum luteum genome contains the following window.
GAGGAGCGTCGATCCGGCTCCAGGGTGGACGTTGTCCGCAAGGATCTCGCCGACCAGTTCGTCGCCGCCTTCCCGCGTCGTCTCGTCGTCCGCACGGGAGAGGACGCCAGCCACGAGCTGCTGGAACCGACCGGTCGTCCCGGTGACGTCGATCGTGAAGTCACAGTAGGCTGCGACCCACTCGCTCGAACGACGGTCGAGGACCGCGAGTTGCCGCTCGAGTTTCGTGGGACGCCACTCGTCGTCGGAGTCGAGGAAGGCGACGTACTCGCCGCGGGCGTGTTCGATGCCGGTGTTCCTGGCGACGTTCGCCCCTCGATTCGTCTCGTGTGTGACGACGCGAACGCGCGGGTCGTCGTAGCCGGCGAGCACCGACGCCGTCTCGTCGGTCGACCCGTCGTCGACGACGACCACCTCGAGATCGTCGACCGTCTGCTCGAGTGCGCTGTCGACCGCGCGGGGGAGCGTCGTTGCTCTGTTGTACGTCGGGATGATCACACTGACGCGTGGCATTTGCCGGCGCTTCGGCCTCCCGTCCCATTATTATCGATTCGATAAGTCGCTCCACACCACGAGGACGTCCGTCAGCGGGCGTCGCTGACGCCGCCGGGGAACGTGTCGTCCTTGAGTCGAACGGTTCCAGAGTCGGCGGTGATGCGAATCGACCGGTCGCCGTCGTACGAGCGCGCGGTGCAGTCTTCGATCCAGACGTCGTCCGCACCGTTGACGACGATCGGGACGTCGCTCGTCTCGAGCGTGCTGTCGTACAGGAACGCGTCGTTGCCGCGGAGTTCGATGCCGCGGCGTTTCCCCGCCCCCGGCTGGTCGACGGAGAGCCCTCGGAACTGACAGCCGTTCCGTTCGCAGTAGATCGCGTGACGCATCGGCGACCCGCCCGCGTCGCCGGTGATCCGTACGTCCTGGACGCCGACGGTCCCGGCGTCGCGACCGAGGATCCGAATCGCGTTGGCACTCCCGTCGATCGCGACGTCCACGTCCTCGACGTACGTCGGTCCCGCTGCGGGGTCGATCCGAATTCCCGAACTCGGAACGGGACCGATCGCGATACTCGAGTCTGCGATCGACGCCTCGTCGACGTCGTTCATCACCCTGATCGCGTCGCCGTTGGGCCGTGGCAGCCGGAGGTCGACGTTCTCGACGTCGATCCTGCCGGAGTCGAGACGGATGGGGTGTTGACGCACCAGTCGATCCGGGTTGCTGTCGACGACGCCCGTCACGTTCCGGATCGTTCCCCTTCGTCCACCGAGGCGGATCGATCCGGTGGTGCTGTTTTCGAACCAGCCGCCGTCGACGACGGTTCGGCCGGTCTCGCTCGAGACGTACAGGCCGTTGTCCGGAAAACCGCCCAGGACGCAGTCTGCGAAGACGATCGTTCCGCGGTGGTGTTCGTCCACGCTGATCCCCGTCGGCCCGCGCCACATATTCCCGGCGTTGGGCGTCTCGTCGACGTGACAGCCGCCGTCGAAGGCCCGGAACCGTTCGACGAGGCCGTGTCCACTGGCGTCGACGACGTCGAACCGTCCTGGTCCCCACGTGCCGCTGTCGTGGACGCCGTGGATGTAGACGTCCTTCACGACGAGGCCGTCCGTGACGACTGCGTCGAGGACGCGAATCCCCGTGTTCGGCGCGGTCTGGTCGACGCGGAACCCCTCGAAGCGAAGGTCCCGTCCGGGTGCGTAGCTGGTACCGAGCCGGAACAGCCGGTACTGCGGTCCCTCGAAATCCTCGTACGCCGCCGGAACCAGCGTCGCGTCGTCACCGACGAACCCGACGTTCTCGAAGTCCGTCAGTCGGAACTGCTCGTCGACATAGTACCGTCCCGGTGGAAATCGAAGCAAGGTGTCGTCGCTGGCCCGCTCTCGAACCACGGGTGTGATCGACTCCGCTCCGCTGTCGTCTGCACCCGCCTCGACGACGTCGACGACCGTCCGGTACTGATCCTCGACGTTCCAGGCGGTGGCCGACCCGGCAAACGAGAGCACAGCACCGATCCCAGCGGCGGCGCTCGTGAGATACCGTCGTCGACCGAATCGTCGGTCAGGTATTTGTTCTCTGGTCACACGCTTTCGGTTGCTTTTGACACCGTTACTTATATCACTGATAACTCGGCGTTACGAATTAGCCACGGTACGATCACCGTTGCCAACGGTACGCGGACTCCGTTTCGTGGCGGGGACGATCCGATCCCGTCCGGCACCACGTTCTCACTTATCAACGTATTAAGCCGGCCACGGACCCCGAATGTCGACCTCGAGCGGCGACGAAACCGAACCGTGCTAAGAGGCGTATAAGAAAGGGCGGGCGGTTCGTCTGCCTCACCCATGACGAACCGAACCCGCCGATCGTTCGTAACCACCGTCGGTACGATGAGTACGCTGTCGCTCGCTGGCTGCGTCTCTAGCCTGAACGGCTCGGGCAGCGCGAACGACGACCCGTCGGCGAACGAAACGCCACCCACTGGAACGTCGAACTCGGGGAGCGAACTCTCTCACCTGCCTGGCGAATCCATCGCGGACTTCGAAGACCTCGAGCAGTGGGTGACGATGGTCGACAAAGGCGACCTCGCCGCGACAGACGACGACCCCTACGCCGGCTCCCAGTCCGCCCACCTGACGGCCGACGACGCAACCGAGTACGTCGGCGTCTACACGACGGTGTCGGACGGACTGGACCTCAGCGGGAAGAACCTCTCGCTTGCCGTCCGGTACACCGGCCGCCAGCAACTCGATCTCACGCTCGAGTTGCTCGCTCCGAACTCGCGAAACGCCCTCGGGATGCGCCGGACTCTCACGGGACCGACCGACCGCTGGGTTCGCGTCGACTTCGGCGTCAACCGTGTCGACACCCAGCCCGACCTCTCCGACGTCCGCGAGATCCGTCTGGTCGCCCGGCGTCGTGGCGACGACGGCGGCTCGATCGACTGTGCGATCGACGACCTGCGCGCGGTGGACCGCCCCGAGACGGGTGCCGTAATGTTGGTGTTCGACAGCACGCTCGAGTCACACCACGAGGTCGCCTTCGACGTTATGCAGGAGTACGACTACGCCGGCGTCGAGGCGATTATTCCGGAGGCTGTCGGTAACGACGGCCGGCTCACGATCGACGCGATGTCCGAACTCGACGATGCCGGCTGGGACATGGCGGCACGTCCGCGGACCGGCGCACAGTTCTTCGACGACTTTTCGCCCGAGGAGCAGGAGGGGCTGATCAGACGCACGAAGACCTACCTCGAGAACCGCGGCTTCGAAGACGGCGCGAAGCACTTCGTCACGCCGAAGAACGTCCTCGGGCCCGACTCGATGGATCTCGTCCGGGAGTACCACGAGCAGGCGTTCCGATACGGCGGCGGTCCGAACGGGCTACCCGCCACCGACCCGCACAACCTCGGCACGTTCTCCGGCAGCGCTGACGAGGCGAAGCGCTTCGTCGAGTACGCCGCCCAGTACAAGCAACTCGCGGTGCTTCGCTTCGAGTACGTCGGCGACGACGGCATCAGCGAGCGTGCGTTCCGCGACCTGCTCGAGCACGTCGACACACAGGACGTCGAGGTCGTCACCGCGACCGACCTCCTCGAGCGGTAGCCCCCGTCCGAAGCGGTGACGCTCGTTTTGACGGGCACGTGGTCCCGAGCGGCCCGACCGACGGCTTTCACGTCGACCCCGGCGTAAAACGGCTACGCAGTTCGTGTGCGAACTGACGATCGGCGTTGTAGGTGTCAGTGATGTTAGTAGCGGCTCTCACTGCTCGACTGGTACTGACCTGGGTACTTTCGGCGCTGTCTATCGTTCAGAACCTCCTCGGCTGGTGTTTGGCCATTGAGCGCTCGGGTCGGTCGATCGTGGCGCAGTGAAACGGTCTGAAACCGCTTTTCGACATGATTTCGGTCGCTGTAGTCGTGCTGACCACTCGAGTCGTGGCGAGCGATGGCAGCCAGACAGCCGCAAGCACCGCCGAGAAACGCTGTCTCGTCGATCTCGCGTTTCGAGGCTTCTC
Protein-coding sequences here:
- a CDS encoding glycosyltransferase family 2 protein, translating into MPRVSVIIPTYNRATTLPRAVDSALEQTVDDLEVVVVDDGSTDETASVLAGYDDPRVRVVTHETNRGANVARNTGIEHARGEYVAFLDSDDEWRPTKLERQLAVLDRRSSEWVAAYCDFTIDVTGTTGRFQQLVAGVLSRADDETTREGGDELVGEILADNVHPGAGSTLLVRRDVVREVGGFDETLDRFQDPEFVLRILEEGNLAYVDEPLVVREETGSPPADVVRAADEQYLSTYEDTVDRLEAAGYEIHSSHELVLAKHYLAEGRLLRGAWHLRKAAVPPRHYPGLLWAAGTGVRRRPIPVVAVAALVLAVVGWYGRQS
- a CDS encoding polysaccharide deacetylase family protein codes for the protein MTNRTRRSFVTTVGTMSTLSLAGCVSSLNGSGSANDDPSANETPPTGTSNSGSELSHLPGESIADFEDLEQWVTMVDKGDLAATDDDPYAGSQSAHLTADDATEYVGVYTTVSDGLDLSGKNLSLAVRYTGRQQLDLTLELLAPNSRNALGMRRTLTGPTDRWVRVDFGVNRVDTQPDLSDVREIRLVARRRGDDGGSIDCAIDDLRAVDRPETGAVMLVFDSTLESHHEVAFDVMQEYDYAGVEAIIPEAVGNDGRLTIDAMSELDDAGWDMAARPRTGAQFFDDFSPEEQEGLIRRTKTYLENRGFEDGAKHFVTPKNVLGPDSMDLVREYHEQAFRYGGGPNGLPATDPHNLGTFSGSADEAKRFVEYAAQYKQLAVLRFEYVGDDGISERAFRDLLEHVDTQDVEVVTATDLLER